In Primulina huaijiensis isolate GDHJ02 chromosome 4, ASM1229523v2, whole genome shotgun sequence, a genomic segment contains:
- the LOC140974936 gene encoding uncharacterized protein: protein MGHIDCIVLNDHKTWRFTGFYGSPIPASRHISWKLIKRLYDLHEFQKLPWLVGGDFNEILFESEKSGGSLRSLAQMSDFNEVINACGLNDLNFKGDQFTWCNRRFNVEIIFERLDRFFCNLEWHNLFPMAEVYHLDFFWSDHRLISISMKSGCETIFKKGPKRFMFEHKWMIEEDFKEIMQQWLPSNNRVDLPKKLTMFSEFLQKWAGSRFSHLPRQIESLRKELSSLLTPDNAVDNAGRIAELEGNIEKLTCQEEMQWKQRARTNWLAHGDGNTKFFHSYASERKRINHINGVFDECGNWCSKNEDIAEIFLKYYANIFTSSNPTNHDIEEAIINIGPIVDDNMNSTLCAPYTSMEVKKALFDMHPSKAPGNDGFTALFFQKNWDIVGDEVTEVILNILNENGDLSSWNSTVIVLVPKINANLSIDIDQFQSAFVPGRLITDNVITGFECMHWIRNNRKAKKGFGALKLDMSKAYDSVEWRYLEAIMLKLGFAASFVRLILKCISTVTYSFRVNHNTYGKMVPKRGIRRDDSLIFFRVMETKCIQLRRFLRVYERASGQTVNYDKSALTFSPSVSSDTINAIQTIFSIPAVQGHEIYLGLPTFSLRNKPIQLSNLRERLIKKINGWASRCALNSDGIKKLMERECIGLAGGNYVGRSNMEVWKIIMEPSSLMAQTLKSRYFKDCDIMDATLGSNPSYIWRSILWSRDLIQKGLMWGVGNGSHINALTDCWISSLFSGKSSMTGSSGLSKVQEFISSDRTWNEVEVRSRFPSFEAECILDIPLRNQHNEDNRFWKWGKKGKYTVKSGYLAQIGFFDPHESLSAFLLEKWWKKIWQLNIPQKLFECFNKPLSNPLVRHIWKVSTADFELFAMFAWAIWKEICILKHNSQIPNKCIKVEWVFSYLEQFRTARCAWNLASGEVQSSRDMRWVPPPLAQWRLDVDAGFNDTIGKYSVSGVIRNHCGIIFAASAIGIRRPGSVLEAELSAIHFGLMLAVRGNFSDVWVFSDSCNAVKEVTSKSEARNHQGLLVLNILDILTSVRFKKLNHVSRNANKLAHCLAHFALSHPSRSCWMDGFYPSWLMDITTVDLIDA, encoded by the exons ATGGGTCATATTGATTGTATTGTACTAAATGACCACAAGACTTGGAGGTTTACTGGTTTTTATGGTAGCCCTATTCCAGCATCAAGACATATATCATGGAAGCTTATTAAAAGATTGTATGATCTGCATGAATTTCAGAAGCTACCTTGGCTTGTGGGAGGAGATTTTAATGAGATTCTCTTTGAGAGTGAAAAAAGTGGGGGCTCACTTAGATCTTTGGCTCAAATGTCAGATTTCAATGAGGTGATTAATGCATGTGGCTTAAATGATCTGAATTTCAAAGGCGATCAATTTACTTGGTGTAACCGAAGGTTCAATGTAGAGATTATCTTTGAAAGACTAGACAGATTCTTTTGCAATCTTGAATGGCACAATCTATTTCCAATGGCTGAAGTGTACCACCTGGACTTCTTTTGGTCGGACCACCGACTTATCTCAATCTCTATGAAATCGGGGTGTGAAACAATCTTCAAGAAAGGACCGAAAAGATTTATGTTTGAGCACAAATGGATGATAGAAGAGGATTTTAAGGAGATTATGCAGCAATGGTTACCAAGTAACAACCGGGTTGATCTACCGAAGAAATTAACTATGTTCAGCGAGTTTCTTCAAAAATGGGCTGGATCCAGATTCTCTCACTTACCAAGACAGATCGAATCGTTGCGCAAAGAACTGTCCAGTTTACTGACTCCTGATAATGCTGTTGATAATGCCGGCAGAATAGCTGAATTAGAAGGTAATATCGAGAAGCTGACATGCCAAGAGGAAATGCAATGGAAACAAAGGGCTAGAACAAATTGGTTGGCTCATGGAGATGGCAACACTAAGTTTTTTCACTCGTATGCATCTGAAAGGAAAAGAATCAATCATATCAATGGGGTTTTTGATGAATGTGGGAATTGGTGCTCGAAAAATGAAGACATCGCagagattttcttgaaataCTATGCTAACATATTCACCTCTTCCAATCCAACTAATCATGATATTGAGGAAGCTATTATTAATATTGGGCCGATTGtggatgataatatgaatagtACTCTTTGTGCTCCATACACTTCCATGGAAGTCAAGAAAGCTTTGTTTGACATGCATCCTTCTAAAGCTCCGGGGAATGATGGTTTTACTGCtcttttttttcagaaaaattggGATATTGTGGGTGATGAAGTTACAGAGGTTATTCTCAACATTTTGAATGAAAACGGTGATTTATCATCTTGGAACTCAACTGTCATTGTTCTCGTCCCTAAA ATTAACGCCAACTTATCCATAGATATTGATCAATTCCAAAGTGCATTTGTTCCGGGTCGTTTAATTACTGATAATGTTATTACTGGATTTGAATGTATGCATTGGATTCGCAATAACAGGAAAGCCAAGAAGGGATTTGGAGCTTTGAAGTTAGACATGAGCAAAGCATATGACAGCGTAGAATGGAGATACTTGGAAGCCATCATGCTGAAGTTAGGCTTCGCTGCGAGTTTTGTAAGGCTGATCTTAAAATGTATATCTACTGTCACTTATTCATTCCGTGTTAATCATAATACTTATGGTAAGATGGTCCCAAAGCGTGGTATTCGTCGAG ATGATAGCTTAATTTTCTTTCGTGTTATGGAAACAAAGTGCATACAGCTCCGAAGATTTTTGAGAGTTTATGAAAGAGCTTCTGGCCAAACAGTAAATTATGATAAATCAGCCCTCACCTTCAGTCCGAGTGTTTCTTCGGATACTATAAATGCAATCCAGACTATCTTCTCTATACCGGCGGTTCAAGGCCATGAAATTTATTTGGGCCTTCCTACGTTCTCTCTTCGTAATAAGCCCATTCAATTATCTAATCTTCGTGAAAGACTTATCAAAAAGATCAATGGCTGGGCATCACG TTGTGCGCTAAATTCTGATGGAATAAAAAAACTGATGGAGAGGGAATGCATTGGGCTAGCTGGAGGAAATTATGTAGGCCGAAGCAATATGGAG GTATGGAAAATTATTATGGAGCCTTCCTCGCTTATGGCACAAACGCTCAAATCTCGATATTTTAAAGATTGTGACATTATGGATGCTACTTTAGGATCGAATCCATCCTACATATGGCGATCGATCCTTTGGAGTCGAGATCTTATTCAAAAAGGATTAATGTGGGGGGTTGGGAATGGATCCCACATCAATGCACTTACTGATTGCTGGATTTCTAGTCTCTTTTCTGGAAAAAGCTCGATGACAGGCTCAAGTGGTCTGAGTAAGGTTCAAGAATTTATTTCAAGTGACAGAACGTGGAATGAAGTTGAGGTACGCTCCAGATTTCCTTCGTTCGAAGCAGAATGTATTCTTGATATACCTCTGAGAAATCAGCACAATGAAGATAATAGATTCTGGAAGTGGGGAAAGAAAGGCAAGTACACAGTTAAATCGGGCTACCTAGCTCAAATTGGATTCTTTGATCCACATGAATCTCTATCGGCATTCTTGTTGGAAAAGTGGTGGAAAAAGATTTGGCAGCTAAACATCCCACAAAAA CTCTTCGAATGCTTCAACAAGCCATTGTCTAATCCCCTTGTAAGGCATATCTGGAAAG TTTCAACTGCTGATTTTGAATTGTTTGCAATGTTTGCTTGGGCAATTTGGAAAgagatttgtattttaaaacataatagcCAAATTCCCAACAAATGTATTAAAGTTGAGTGGGTATTCTCATATCTTGAGCAAtttagaacagctagatgtgctTGGAATTTAGCTTCAGGGGAGGTGCAGAGTAGCAGGGATATGAGGTGGGTGCCTCCTCCGTTGGCGCAGTGGCGACTTGATGTCGATGCTGGGTTTAATGATACTATTGgtaaatatagtgtgagtggtGTGATTCGAAATCATTGTGGAATTATTTTTGCTGCCTCAGCCATAGGCATACGCAGACCAGGATCAGTGTTGGAGGCAGAGCTCTCGGCTATCCATTTTGGTTTGATGCTTGCTGTGAGAGGTAATTTTTCTGATGTTTGGGTCTTCTCGGACTCCTGTAATGCTGTTAAAGAGGTGACGTCGAAGTCTGAGGCTCGCAACCATCAAGGACTGTTAGTCTTGAACATATTGGATATCTTAACTTCTGttagatttaaaaaattaaatcatgttAGTAGAAATGCAAACAAGTTAGCGCACTGTTTAGCGCATTTTGCTTTATCTCATCCTTCTCGTTCATGTTGGATGGATGGTTTTTACCCATCGTGGTTGATGGATATAACTACTGTTGATTTAATTGATGCGTAA
- the LOC140974937 gene encoding uncharacterized protein — protein sequence MGNEDLRKTIMTVFTVVDAPSSYNIILGRPAMNEMRAVASTYHQKIKFPMRGQVGEVRGDQPSSRKCYGETVRVEQKRARKEDKLKRMIRAEEVVEEWEVHFVAEEEQEVVKVEPGKHIRVARDLNASTREVVGISPQVTEHKLNFIPGSQPVKQKKNYFGPEKDKVIDEQVQESLRAGHIREVQFHTWLSNVFLVPKATGKWRMCVDFRDLNQACPKDCYSLPRIDQLVDSTSGFELLSFMDAYQGYHQIPLAREDQDKSSFITSGGTFCYVVMPFGLPAPDESSFPKANGEKFGSLCR from the exons ATGGGAAACGAAGATTTGCGAAAGACGATCATGACAGTCTTTACAGTAGTGGACGCCCCATCTTCATATAACATCATCCTCGGACGACCAGCTATGAACGAGATGAGGGCTGTAGCTTCCACTTACCATCAGAAAATCAAATTTCCGATGCGAGGGCAAGTCGGGGAAGTCAGGGGAGATCAGCCTTCTTCTCGAAAGTGTTATGGAGAAACTGTCCGAGTGGAACAAAAGAGGGCAAGGAAAGAAGACAAATTGAAGAGAATGATCCGAGCAGAGGAGGTGGTTGAGGAATGGGAGGTGCATTTCGTTGccgaggaggagcaggaagtgGTGAAAGTTGAGCCAGGGAAACATATCCGGGTGGCCCGAGACCTTAATGCTTCCACCCGG GAGGTAGTCGGGATCTCACCCCAAGTGACTGAGcataaattgaattttatcCCGGGGTCCCAGCCTGTGAAGcagaagaaaaattattttggcCCTGAAAAAGATAAAGTCATTGATGAACAGGTGCAGGAGTCGCTGCGGGCCGGCCACATTCGAGAGGTACAATTCCAtacttggctctcgaatgtgtTCCTTGTTCCAAAAGCTACGGGGAAGTGGAGGATGTGCGTAGACTTCCGGGATTTGAATCAAGCTTGTCCCAAAGATTGTTACTCGCTTCCCCGgattgatcaattggtggattcaACCTCCGGTTTCGAGTTGTTGAGCTTTATGGATGCTTATCAAGGATACCATCAAATCCCTCTTGCCCGGGAAGATCAAGATAAATCAAGCTTCATCACTTCTGGAGGCACTTTCTGCTATGTGGTCATGCCCTTTGGATTGCCAGCGCCCGATGAGTCAAGTTTTCCAAAAGCAAATGGGGAGAAATTTGGAAGTTTATGTAGATGA